A region from the Linepithema humile isolate Giens D197 chromosome 1, Lhum_UNIL_v1.0, whole genome shotgun sequence genome encodes:
- the LOC105678160 gene encoding transcription factor HIVEP3 isoform X1 yields MDRRQTHTVAMTDPQLTNNNNNNNNNNNDGEPKYLHKKFKKMATTEVAPKVVEPRKEATANNVVPAETPKRKDANKDGKESSKEPGNKLEASTESEGPEPTTESRKSGYLCPYCQMACAKPSVLQKHIRAHTNERPYPCVPCGFAFKTKSNLYKHCRSRSHAHKTERGDKMSEDSDISLSDSASNGTGTPPPPPASTPTATTTTVSTVALKTVKTGKIYKPKFQARTALQCVNSDTETSSLSPSSSSSSSSSSTTTSAANSVKPNAEQLQEHIDKIITDNQAIVDAVDPRLHKLMQRQQSLVETKQSFEQQPLNLSSAEESANNRKRCYSDSCTQEAKEGAQSSESGSIIKDLLLKTRDTAKGSLPETAENFVCPTCNISFTSIDNLEAHRRYYCKGIDSPRRGADYQIELEKRDSEFDSKPADYYGTLQPLTSPGPLLGNTRLVDAYAPPAKKQRTESVPTNLRSLEELSKYPRPNSLQMFGGEVRILDNTGETKTMRIEPRQTNSPTNENIVNSKCVTSETASIVVRSGLHSGGTMVHKPPGTPASTPSSSISLPNTPKILAPIIPNISTPNIAPTMSCYNYLEQHLNPLTSITAYNPLTLPQAGVTSILHGGKVIPYVPGMPGPHTLTGTPTIDISPSITAGEASYKVIPGLPGLHMISQPLDLASPVKAQPSTVPGIPSPLSGHASMLDQPLDLASPAKESTKISFKTPSSDGLRSGMTSPKVPSVKIETSTDKYRARMSSTPTGGENNKAEFDPSFKNKVAVVRYKNMESPREKREFTYDKSPKLDKAFSYPNGVDSAICSISYSKLKYSPKTTSESRKRQSNWGVSEVDAGRTAPIDTHVASTKYDLPPHENGRLKISTSSDVRAWTKVTDGYGAFNGAKPKADNAPSVILVNLDSSKTEVPTKTFVELVVKDKQPEAKSPKSSGSETTVKETTNKFLRPTSLPLKPGTFTPKKHHGITPTANTLPLISPETPRPKKSYGQLYLNGHAYTYLGLKCSTRVFYCTLNRPQPMYVTQQHGLSMYSNWKICKEAPPDVDMAHYDSRHIPLNYTTAWKKQEDILTHSSQRPTTPSSPDSGLESDIQEKAKRVKIFDGGFESNEDYTYVRGRGRGRYVCEECGIRCKKPSMLKKHIRTHTDVRPYTCKHCAFSFKTKGNLTKHMKSKAHYKKCVELGVVPIPTSVCDENIDKEAIARLAAGGGNAEESSEEEEETDGEESEESGSEEQEAAQSLLSLSQRNTMNRLPGLLPSNRPTTYPYALTLPTTSTVNVVSTVTSTTAISSQSITTQGTALIQNDLSHRYYFPSTRSIAEESRMSVIQSSKKDESDFEIEEITDVAESRHQPSQPIDLTTKQNCAQLLSSPIPQRVRPVDILTPVSEPVLLQTIVQTMERLPRQGREWKPDAEGQMLQAYLTERYVMDSKIKQQYRVGNTKLDNKQVQERDIYPRHQESSRPRYIDSNSIPTVTYTDPSKMQHTVMESRVKYMTKHTSDDIKMEIREKIYQNNMAMERRTFDYEIHKDKEHSSRPVSERENFELGLTNGSDGTRPSIEYGLSVTKNNNSMERSIYSIDAPVRSTPNIDCHSPKSLNIEANNRPSLMQHVNNDIDRSSMFNTMKMMNEIERSRDCHSVGQEMRSANHEMRTATSDVRMQNQSPRNLDLRPPSRTPGQEYRTQNQELRLPSQQQEYKIRGQEMRPPSREYKPPFAHDMQVIQELMPSTNMEMRQTNSDNRPPSSDMRPLAEYRTQPPDPRANYEIMQSAMMHESTKLRNVDARNTLTQDVRHIYYDAKHTEAAKQNTSDSMKHTVARIDGRNTLAQEIRIVYYDAKRTETAKQDMPDNMKHAVARNMVVGGPDFRLSPNTGNSKPQAEFLQPSNGPMPNYVSVTEDGRSVCDVCNKVFSKPSQLRLHINIHYFERPYRCESCAVSFRSKGHLTKHERSVTHQNKVSMTSTFGAATTSNPRPFKCTDCKIAFRIHGHLAKHLRSKMHIMKLECVGKLPFGTYAEMERSGVNLNDIDTTDCDNSLNSLQILAQRLYEKDPTKITQWDSETMPGPAVSGSETSSDEGEPIPQHALHTQYVKASDAKASRSYHVPTEEPKAINDVRLRGPLFNQQRREYTVKEQRLPIPAAVPEDARAEDNLQSYKCQACPVSMRTVNELQVHCFAEHNIETDSSTNIHADRSAGKCSRDKENTQKRITEESAIQEERSRQRTEDT; encoded by the exons ATGGACCGTCGAC AGACCCACACTGTGGCGATGACAGACCCACAACTGACcaacaacaataataacaataacaataacaacaaCGATGGCGAGCCAAAATATCTGCACAAGAAATTCAAGAAGATGGCGACGACTGAGGTCGCGCCGAAGGTCGTCGAGCCCAGAAAAGAGGCCACGGCGAACAACGTCGTCCCTGCCGAGACGCCCAAGCGGAAGGACGCGAATAAGGACGGCAAGGAGTCGTCGAAGGAACCTGGAAATAAGCTCGAGGCTTCTACTGAGTCCGAGGGGCCCGAGCCCACCACCGAGTCCCGGAAGAGCGGTTACCTGTGCCCTTACTGCCAGATGGCATGCGCCAAACCGAGTGTTCTGCAGAAGCATATCAGGGCGCACACGAACGAGCGACCGTATCCGTGTGTGCCCTGCGGGTTTGCTTTCAAGACCAAGTCGAATTTGTACAAACACTGCAGGTCGCGTTCTCACGCACACAAGACGGAGAGAGGTGACAAg atGTCTGAGGATTCCGACATAAGTCTGTCGGACAGTGCTAGTAACGGCACCGGGACGCCACCGCCGCCTCCCGCTTCGACGCCTACGGCGACAACAACGACAGTATCCACCGTCGCTCTGAAAACCGTGAAGACCGGCAAGATTTATAAGCCAAAATTCCAAGCGCGAACCGCTCTACAATGCGTGAACAGCGATACCGAAACGTCTTCCTTATCGCCCAGTTCTTCCAGCagctcttcctcctcctccacgACGACTTCCGCAGCTAATTCTGTCAAACCTAACGCGGAGCAGTTGCAAGAACACATCGACAAAATTATTACGGACAATCAAGCAATTGTTGACGCAGTCGATCCACGTCTGCACAAGTTGATGCAACGCCAGCAAAGCTTGGTCGAGACAAAGCAGTCATTCGAGCAACAGCCTTTGAACCTGTCTTCCGCGGAAGAATCCGCGAATAACAGAAAACGTTGTTACAGTGACAGCTGCACTCAAGAGGCGAAGGAAGGCGCGCAAAGCTCTGAAAGTGGCTCGATTATCAAGGATCTGCTTCTGAAAACTCGCGATACCGCGAAAGGATCACTACCCGAGACTGCCGAGAACTTCGTCTGCCCGACTTGCAATATTTCCTTCACCAGCATAGACAACTTAGAGGCTCACCGTAGATATTACTGCAAAGGCATCGACAGTCCTCGGAGAGGAGCGGATTATCAAATAGAGTTGGAGAAGCGAGATTCCGAATTCGACTCGAAGCCTGCTGACTATTACGGCACTTTGCAGCCACTAACGTCGCCGGGACCTCTGCTGGGTAACACTAGACTGGTCGACGCGTACGCACCACCCGCGAAGAAGCAGAGAACGGAATCCGTGCCGACCAACTTGAGGTCACTGGAAGAGCTGAGCAAGTATCCGCGTCCAAACTCACTGCAGATGTTTGGCGGCGAAGTGAGGATTCTCGACAATACGGGCGAGACGAAGACGATGAGAATCGAACCGCGACAGACTAACTCGCCTACCAATGAGAACATAGTCAACAGTAAGTGCGTGACTTCGGAGACGGCGTCGATCGTAGTGAGATCCGGGCTTCACTCGGGTGGTACAATGGTGCATAAACCGCCGGGCACGCCAGCCAGCACGCCCAGTTCCTCCATATCTTTGCCTAACACGCCGAAGATACTGGCACCCATCATACCGAACATATCAACCCCCAATATAGCGCCCACTATGTCCTGCTACAACTATCTAGAGCAACACCTCAACCCGCTGACGAGTATCACTGCCTACAACCCGTTGACTCTGCCGCAGGCCGGTGTCACAAGCATCCTCCACGGCGGCAAAGTGATACCTTACGTGCCCGGTATGCCCGGACCGCACACCCTGACCGGCACGCCGACCATAGACATATCGCCGAGTATAACGGCCGGCGAGGCCAGTTACAAAGTGATACCGGGTCTACCGGGTCTGCACATGATATCTCAACCGTTGGATCTGGCCAGTCCAGTAAAGGCGCAGCCCAGCACAGTGCCCGGCATACCCAGCCCGTTGTCTGGACACGCTTCTATGCTGGACCAACCTCTGGACCTGGCTAGTCCGGCGAAAGAGTCGACGAAAATCAGCTTTAAGACTCCCAGCAGCGACGGTCTAAGGAGCGGCATGACCAGTCCTAAAGTTCCTAGCGTTAAAATCGAAACCTCGACAGACAAGTATCGCGCGAGAATGTCGTCGACGCCCACCGGCGGGGAGAACAATAAAGCAGAGTTCGATCCCTCTTTCAAGAATAAGGTTGCGGTCGTGAGGTACAAGAATATGGAGAGCCCTCGGGAGAAAAGAGAATTTACGTACGACAAGAGTCCGAAACTGGACAAGGCTTTTAGTTACCCGAACGGCGTGGACTCCGCGATTTGCTCGATTTCTTACAGCAAATTAAAGTACTCGCCCAAAACGACTTCGGAGAGCAGGAAGAGGCAGTCAAATTGGGGTGTCAGCGAGGTGGATGCTGGCAGAACAGCACCGATAGACACGCACGTCGCGAGCACTAAATACGATCTGCCTCCTCACGAGAACGGCCGATTGAAGATTAGTACCTCCTCGGATGTGCGTGCATGGACAAAGGTCACGGACGGATACGGCGCGTTCAACGGAGCCAAGCCGAAAGCCGACAACGCGCCGTCGGTGATACTTGTCAATCTAGATTCTTCCAAGACAGAAGTGCCAACGAAAACTTTCGTAGAATTAGTTGTTAAAGACAAACAGCCCGAGGCCAAATCGCCGAAGAGCAGCGGCAGTGAAACGACCGTCAAGGAAACGaccaacaaatttttgagACCTACATCCTTGCCGCTGAAACCCGGCACGTTCACGCCGAAGAAGCATCACGGGATCACGCCTACGGCGAACACACTCCCTCTCATCAGCCCAGAAACTCCACGACCGAAGAAGTCGTACGGACAATTGTATTTAAACGGACATGCCTACACATATCTGGGACTCAAGTGTTCCACCAGGGTGTTCTATTGCACCCTGAATCGACCGCAGCCAATGTACGTCACGCAGCAACACGGTCTGTCGATGTATTCCAACTGGAAGATATGCAAGGAAGCGCCGCCAGACGTGGATATGGCGCACTACGACTCTCGACACATACCTCTCAATTACACCACCGCGTGGAAGAAGCAAGAAGATATTCTAACACACTCCTCGCAAAGACCAACCACTCCCAGCAGTCCGGACAGCGGATTGGAGAGTGACATACAGGAGAAAGCGAAGAGGGTGAAGATATTCGACGGGGGTTTTGAAAGCAACGAGGATTATACCTATGTGCGCGGCAGAG GTCGAGGACGCTACGTCTGCGAGGAATGTGGTATTCGTTGCAAAAAACCATCTATGCTGAAGAAACATATCAGAACTCATACCGATGTTAGGCCGTACACTTGCAAGCACTGTGCTTTTAG TTTCAAAACAAAGGGCAATCTCACGAAGCACATGAAATCCAAAGCTCACTACAAGAAGTGCGTGGAACTAGGTGTGGTACCGATTCCTACGTCGGTTTGCGACGAGAATATCGATAAAGAGGCGATTGCGCGGCTGGCTGCCGGTGGAGGTAACGCGGAGGAATCCtcggaggaggaagaggagaccGACGGTGAGGAAAGCGAAGAATCTGGTAGTGAGGAACAAGAAGCGGCGCAAAGTCTGCTCAGTCTTTCGCAACGTAACACAATGAACAGATTGCCGGGCTTACTGCCATCGAACAGACCGACGACGTATCCGTATGCCCTCACCTTACCGACGACCTCCACAGTGAACGTCGTATCTACTGTGACAAGTACGACGGCTATCAGCAGTCAAAGTATCACCACGCAAGGTACAGCTCTTATCCAGAACGATTTATCGCATCGTTATTACTTTCCGTCGACCCGAAGTATAGCAGAGGAGTCAAGGATGAGCGTCATTCAGTCGTCAAAGAAAGACGAGTCTGACTTCGAGATCGAGGAGATCACTGATGTCGCAGAGTCACGTCATCAACCATCTCAACCTATAGATCTCACGACGAAACAGAACTGTGCTCAACTGCTGTCCTCGCCGATTCCGCAGAGAGTCAGACCCGTGGATATTCTAACTCCCGTTTCCGAACCGGTCTTGCTGCAGACGATAGTCCAGACGATGGAGCGACTGCCTAGACAAGGTAGAGAATGGAAACCGGACGCGGAGGGCCAGATGCTGCAGGCGTATCTCACGGAGAGATACGTGATGGacagtaaaattaaacaacagTATCGGGTGGGAAACACCAAGCTGGACAACAAACAAGTGCAAGAAAGAGATATTTATCCGCGTCATCAGGAGTCTAGCAGACCCAGATATATAGATTCTAACAGTATTCCGACAGTGACGTATACTGATCCAAGTAAGATGCAGCACACTGTTATGGAATCTAGAGTTAAGTACATGACGAAGCACACTAGTGACGACATCAAGATGGAAATCAGAGAAAAGATTTATCAGAATAACATGGCGATGGAGAGACGAACATTTGACTACGAAATCCACAAGGATAAAGAACACTCTAGTCGTCCGGTTTCTGAGCGTGAAAATTTTGAGCTTGGTTTGACTAACGGTTCCGATGGCACAAGACCAAGTATCGAGTACGGTCTATCTGTTACCAAGAACAATAACTCGATGGAAAGATCGATTTATTCTATTGATGCGCCTGTTCGTAGCACGCCCAATATCGATTGCCACTCGCCAAAATCTTTGAATATAGAAGCAAACAATCGGCCGTCGTTGATGCAGCACGTAAACAACGACATCGATAGGAGTTCCATGTTCAACACGATGAAGATGATGAACGAAATCGAAAGATCTAGAGACTGTCATTCTGTCGGTCAAGAAATGAGATCTGCGAATCACGAGATGAGAACCGCAACTAGCGACGTTCGAATGCAGAATCAGAGTCCGCGAAATCTCGATCTGAGACCGCCAAGCAGAACGCCTGGTCAAGAATACAGAACGCAGAATCAAGAGCTGAGGCTGCCGAGTCAACAACAGGAATACAAGATACGCGGCCAAGAAATGAGACCGCCTAGCCGCGAGTACAAGCCACCGTTCGCTCACGATATGCAAGTCATCCAGGAGCTGATGCCGTCGACAAACATGGAAATGCGACAAACAAATTCAGATAATAGACCACCGAGCAGTGACATGAGACCTCTCGCGGAATATAGAACACAGCCTCCAGATCCTCGCGCCAACTACGAGATAATGCAGTCAGCCATGATGCACGAGTCGACTAAATTACGAAATGTTGACGCGAGAAATACATTAACGCAAGATGTACGACATATATATTACGACGCAAAACACACGGAGGCGGCTAAACAGAACACATCAGACAGCATGAAACACACGGTAGCCAGGATTGATGGAAGAAATACGTTGGCGCAAGAAATACGAATTGTGTACTACGACGCAAAACGCACAGAGACGGCTAAACAAGACATGCCGGATAATATGAAACACGCGGTAGCCAGGAACATGGTCGTCGGTGGACCAGATTTTCGATTGTCACCGAATACAGGGAACTCGAAACCGCAAGCAGAATTTTTACAACCATCCAATGGGCCGATGCCTAACTATGTCAG TGTGACGGAAGACGGTAGAAGTGTATGTGACGTTTGTAACAAGGTGTTCAGCAAGCCTAGTCAGTTACGGTTGCATATCAACATTCATTATTTTGAGCGGCCGTATAGATGCGAAAGTTGCGCAGTTTCCTTCCGGAGTAAAGGTCACTTAACTAAGCACGAAAGATCCGTTACCCATCAGAATAAG GTCAGTATGACTTCCACGTTTGGCGCGGCGACTACCAGCAATCCCAGACCTTTCAAGTGTACAGATTGTAAGATAGCGTTTAGAATACACGGACATTTAGCCAAGCATCTTCGCAGTAAAATGCACATTATGAAACTGGAGTGCGTGGGCAAGCTACCGTTTGGAACTTACGCGGAAATGGAAAGATCTGGTGTGAACTTGAATGACATCGACACCACCGATTGCGATAATAGTCTTAACAGTCTGCAG ATATTGGCTCAAAGATTATACGAAAAGGATCCCACTAAGATCACGCAATGGGACTCGGAAACTATGCCTGGACCGGCTGTAAGCGGTAGCGAGACTTCGTCGGATGAAGGTGAACCTATACCGCAGCACGCGCTTCACACACAGTACGTGAAAGCGTCGGATGCGAAAGCTTCCCGATCATATCATGTGCCAACCGAGGAACCGAAAGCCATTAATGACGTTCGCCTTCGCGGTCCTTTATTCAATCAACAGAGACGCGAGTACACCGTTAAGGAGCAACGGCTGCCAATTCCGGCCGCCGTTCCAGAGGATGCGAGGGCGGAAGACAATTTACAATCATACAAGTGCCAAGCTTGCCCCGTATCTATGCGTACCGTAAACGAGTTACAGGTACACTGTTTTGCTGAACATAATATCGAAACGGATTCTAGTACAAATATTCACGCAGATAGGAGTGCCGGTAAATGTAGCAGGGATAAAGAGAATACTCAGAAAAGAATTACGGAGGAATCGGCGATTCAGGAAGAGCGTAGCAGACAAAGGACAGAGGATACATAG